The nucleotide sequence TCCTAAACGGACTTTACTTCCGGATTTCTGTGCGGTCCCAGCCTGCGGCCCTGTCAGGACCAGGACTGAACGCACCGCAGAGGCACAGCCATTATCATCAATCAAAAAAGAAAtttaaaaggaaaaataaaattaAAGTCCAAGTGTTACCCGAGTCCCCGTTCCCGATCGGCCGATCCACCCACCGCCGCGATGCCGGCGTTCAAGGCCCCGGCGCCGGGCTTCGCCGTGCGCTTCAGCCCGTTCCACGAGAACCGCCTCCTCGCCGCCACGTCCCAGCACTTCGGCCTCGTGGGCAACGGCCACCTCATCGTCCTcgacctcgccgccgccgggcccGGGGCCGCCCCGGCGCTGGTCTTCTCCTTCCCGACCTCCGACGCGCTCTTCGACTGCGCGTGGTCCGAGTCCCACGACTCCCTCTGCGCCGCCGCGTCCGGGGACGGCTCGGTGCGCCTCTTCGACGCCGCGCTCCCGCCGGCGCAGAACCCCGTGCGCCTGCTCCGCGAGCACGCGCGGGAGGTGCACGGCCTCGACTGGAACCCCGTCCGCCGGGACGCCTTCATCTCCGCTTCCTGGGACGACACGCTCAAGCTCTGGTCCCCGGACCGCCCGGCCTCCGTCCGCACCTTCCGGGGTCACGAGTACTGCGTCTACGCCGCCGCCTGGTCCGCGCGCCACCCGGACGTCTTCGCCTCCGCCTCCGGGGACAGGACCGCGCGCGTCTGGGACGTCCGGGACCCCGCGCCCACGCTCATCCTGCCCGCGCACGACCACGAGGTGCTCTCGCTCGACTGGGACAAGTACGACCCCTCCATCCTCGCCACCGCCTCCGTCGACAAGTCCATCCGCGTCTGGGACGTGCGCGCGCCGCGGGCGCCCGTCGCGCAGCTCGCCGGACACGGCTACGCCGTCAAGCGGGTCCGTTTCTCGCCGCACCGTCAGGGCATGCTCATGTCCTGCTCCTACGATATGACCGTCTGCATGTGGGACTACCGCAAAGAGGATGCTCTGCTCGCCAGGTACAACCACCACACCGAGTTCGTCGCCGGCATCGACATGAGCGTCCTCGTCGACGGCCTGCTCGCCAGCACCGGATGGGACGAGATGGTCTACATCTGGCCATTTGGGACCGATGCAAGAGCCATGTAGCACGCAGATGCAATAGACCAGGTGATTTGTACTGTTTGTTTTCAGCTTTGCATTGGGCGGTGGTGATACGAATACATACTCCTACATGTTCAGTTACTATCTCCTCCTCAAATGA is from Miscanthus floridulus cultivar M001 chromosome 7, ASM1932011v1, whole genome shotgun sequence and encodes:
- the LOC136463161 gene encoding peroxisome biogenesis protein 7-like; amino-acid sequence: MPAFKAPAPGFAVRFSPFHENRLLAATSQHFGLVGNGHLIVLDLAAAGPGAAPALVFSFPTSDALFDCAWSESHDSLCAAASGDGSVRLFDAALPPAQNPVRLLREHAREVHGLDWNPVRRDAFISASWDDTLKLWSPDRPASVRTFRGHEYCVYAAAWSARHPDVFASASGDRTARVWDVRDPAPTLILPAHDHEVLSLDWDKYDPSILATASVDKSIRVWDVRAPRAPVAQLAGHGYAVKRVRFSPHRQGMLMSCSYDMTVCMWDYRKEDALLARYNHHTEFVAGIDMSVLVDGLLASTGWDEMVYIWPFGTDARAM